One part of the Tunicatimonas pelagia genome encodes these proteins:
- the estT gene encoding macrolide hydrolase EstT, with amino-acid sequence MKEKVIKANDIELYTKSFGSENNPPILLVAGATVSMLYWDTDFCQKLADKGFFVIRYDNRDVGRSTFFEPGTTPYDIIDLTNDAISILDAYRIDKAHFVGMSLGGLISQIASIKYPDRVKSLILLSTGPWGDSDPTIPEMDTRILEHHGNAESVDWSNEDSVVNYMVKGFTLMSGKKAFDKKRTEKYVRKEFNRAKNYISMFNHAALQGGEEYWNRLDEIKQPTLIIHGTNDIIWHYKNAAVLLAKLKGSKLITLHGTGHELHYEDWETIVEGIENHINES; translated from the coding sequence GAAGTGAAAATAATCCTCCAATTCTATTAGTTGCGGGAGCGACAGTTTCAATGCTCTATTGGGACACAGATTTCTGTCAAAAATTAGCGGACAAAGGATTTTTTGTAATTCGCTATGACAACAGAGATGTTGGAAGGTCAACTTTCTTCGAGCCAGGTACAACACCTTATGACATTATTGATTTGACAAATGATGCAATTTCAATCTTAGATGCTTATCGGATTGACAAAGCACATTTTGTAGGTATGTCATTAGGCGGACTGATTTCTCAAATTGCATCAATAAAATATCCTGACAGAGTAAAGTCATTAATACTTTTATCGACTGGACCTTGGGGAGACTCTGACCCAACAATTCCTGAAATGGACACAAGAATTTTAGAACACCACGGGAATGCAGAATCTGTTGACTGGTCAAATGAAGATAGCGTTGTAAATTATATGGTCAAAGGGTTTACTTTAATGTCAGGTAAAAAGGCATTTGACAAGAAAAGAACCGAAAAGTATGTAAGAAAAGAATTTAACAGGGCTAAAAATTATATCAGTATGTTCAATCACGCAGCACTGCAAGGTGGTGAAGAATATTGGAATAGGTTAGACGAAATTAAACAACCAACATTAATAATACACGGAACAAACGATATAATTTGGCATTATAAGAATGCCGCAGTTTTACTTGCAAAGTTAAAAGGTTCTAAACTGATTACTCTTCATGGAACAGGACACGAATTACATTATGAAGATTGGGAAACAATAGTTGAAGGAATTGAAAATCACATAAATGAGTCATAA
- a CDS encoding EthD family reductase, which translates to MKTRTVLSILGTIVLLSSCQPVESSETTQIKKGMIRVVIMYPNEDGKTFDMDYYSKKHMPMVASLFGDPLKRYAIDKGMSGRTLDEPTPYLAVGYFYFDKLSDYENAFGSNAEKILSDIPNYTDIQPIVQISEVIY; encoded by the coding sequence ATGAAAACTAGAACTGTGCTCTCAATCCTTGGTACCATCGTACTCCTTAGCAGTTGTCAGCCAGTTGAATCATCTGAAACTACCCAAATAAAAAAGGGCATGATCAGAGTAGTAATCATGTACCCCAACGAGGATGGGAAAACGTTTGACATGGACTACTATTCTAAGAAGCATATGCCAATGGTCGCCAGCTTATTTGGCGATCCATTGAAACGATATGCCATTGATAAGGGAATGTCTGGCCGAACGCTCGATGAACCAACGCCCTACTTGGCCGTCGGGTATTTTTACTTTGACAAGCTTTCCGACTATGAAAATGCTTTTGGATCAAATGCCGAAAAAATCCTGAGCGATATTCCCAACTACACCGACATTCAGCCTATTGTCCAGATTAGCGAAGTAATATACTGA
- a CDS encoding DUF1016 N-terminal domain-containing protein translates to MNLDITSTEEYSQWVRDLKGKIRVSQIKAAIKVNIEMLYLYWEIGKSISDKLSTSDWGSSIVDKLSTDLKREFPNQKGFS, encoded by the coding sequence ATGAATCTAGATATCACCAGTACCGAGGAGTATTCCCAGTGGGTCAGAGACCTGAAGGGGAAGATTCGAGTGAGTCAAATTAAGGCAGCTATCAAAGTAAATATTGAAATGCTCTACCTGTATTGGGAAATTGGCAAATCAATATCAGATAAATTGAGCACCTCCGATTGGGGAAGTTCTATTGTAGACAAGCTCTCTACTGACCTAAAAAGGGAATTTCCAAATCAGAAAGGTTTCTCCTGA
- a CDS encoding mercuric reductase, whose translation MKHFAHLIIGTGQATGTLLGKLIPTETAIGVIEANKVGGSCVNYGCTPTKTLVASAKAWHQANRGDFYGFQAENLKLDYGKVRERMNSIRNSGSDGLKSWMENTSNVDLIFGTAKFTGDKQVEVDGQTYTADNIYINVGTRPSAPPIPGLDDVHWLDSARLLDLENVPEHLLIIGGGYIGVEFAQVFRRFGAKVSIIQRGSQLMPREDEDVADTVKEFLEEEGINIYCNANTIKITPKGDQKEIEIEVDGEPKLLIGDQVLVAAGRIPNSDTLALENTGIKTNDRGHIEVDQYCETVVKGVYAVGDVNGHGGFTHTAVNDAEIVLDKLFDGDRTLDVRNTIYGLFTDPPLGRVGMTEKEAVKKGKRVLKATRSMSKISRAKEMGETKGFAKLLVDAETDLVLGASILGVGGDEIVNMFATIMHSNIPCRHYRKVVLVHPTVSELMPWVLDGIKELMEKNNNE comes from the coding sequence ATGAAACACTTCGCTCATCTCATTATCGGAACCGGACAGGCTACCGGGACTTTACTTGGCAAGCTAATTCCTACCGAAACGGCTATCGGGGTTATTGAAGCCAACAAAGTGGGGGGCAGTTGTGTGAACTACGGTTGTACGCCTACCAAAACATTAGTAGCCTCGGCCAAAGCTTGGCATCAGGCTAATCGGGGCGATTTTTACGGCTTCCAGGCTGAGAATCTCAAGCTTGATTACGGCAAGGTAAGAGAGCGGATGAACAGTATCCGAAACAGCGGTAGCGATGGTTTAAAATCTTGGATGGAAAATACATCCAACGTCGATCTAATATTCGGTACTGCTAAGTTCACTGGCGATAAGCAGGTAGAAGTAGACGGTCAGACTTATACGGCTGATAATATTTATATCAACGTAGGAACTCGGCCTTCGGCTCCGCCCATTCCGGGCTTAGATGATGTACACTGGCTGGATAGTGCCCGCTTACTGGATCTTGAAAACGTACCGGAGCATCTGCTAATTATTGGTGGTGGATACATCGGCGTTGAGTTTGCTCAAGTGTTCAGGCGGTTTGGAGCTAAGGTCAGTATCATTCAGCGGGGAAGCCAACTAATGCCCCGGGAGGACGAAGATGTGGCGGATACAGTGAAAGAATTTCTGGAAGAAGAAGGCATCAATATTTACTGTAATGCTAATACTATAAAAATCACTCCAAAAGGCGATCAAAAAGAAATTGAGATTGAAGTGGACGGAGAACCCAAGCTATTGATTGGTGATCAGGTTTTAGTAGCAGCCGGAAGGATTCCCAATAGCGACACGCTAGCCCTGGAGAATACCGGAATAAAAACCAACGATCGCGGACATATTGAAGTAGATCAATACTGCGAAACTGTCGTCAAAGGAGTCTACGCTGTGGGAGATGTAAATGGGCACGGCGGGTTTACCCACACAGCGGTGAATGATGCCGAGATTGTTCTGGACAAACTCTTCGACGGAGACAGAACGCTTGATGTTAGAAACACGATTTACGGATTATTTACCGATCCGCCGCTGGGCCGAGTCGGTATGACCGAAAAAGAAGCAGTAAAGAAAGGAAAGCGCGTACTAAAAGCTACCCGATCCATGAGTAAAATAAGCCGGGCTAAAGAAATGGGCGAAACCAAAGGCTTTGCTAAACTGCTGGTAGATGCTGAAACCGATTTGGTGTTAGGAGCTTCTATTTTAGGAGTAGGCGGAGATGAGATCGTCAATATGTTCGCCACCATTATGCACTCCAACATTCCGTGCCGCCACTACCGAAAAGTAGTCTTAGTTCATCCTACCGTTTCTGAGCTAATGCCCTGGGTTCTGGATGGAATTAAAGAACTTATGGAAAAAAATAACAACGAATAA
- a CDS encoding glycosyltransferase WbsX family protein, which yields MRKIFLLLGIVATSWLLAFCTEAEKNVAEDTTVVQSVSSEYTVAAYVWPSCHHDERFGDMLWPEGTGEWEVIKKGTARFNGHYQPKAPLWGYEMDDNPQVMEKWIDAATDHGVNTFIFDWYWFDEGPFLESSLNNGFLKAPNREKIDFYLMWANHDVKQNYWNVHKYPDVDTLLWDGAVDLKNFKIVVDRVITQYFSQPNYHKIDSMPVFSIFSLTNLTEGLGGLEATQDALNYFREQTIAAGFPGLHLQAILFGNPNQNAAETVEALNFNSATQYNWGWMKEQDYLKWGAKAIERRNAWAEQLKVPLFPNASIGWDDTPRFPAKGEKDIVRYNKSPESFAAYLQEAKEYCDDHPDQAKLITIFSWNEWIEGGYLLPDRKYGFEYLQAVKEVTEGSYDQYSNQQ from the coding sequence ATGCGTAAAATATTCTTATTACTTGGCATCGTTGCTACTAGCTGGCTTTTAGCGTTCTGCACCGAAGCTGAAAAAAATGTAGCAGAAGATACTACCGTAGTTCAATCAGTCAGCAGTGAATATACCGTCGCTGCCTACGTATGGCCCTCGTGCCACCATGATGAACGCTTTGGCGATATGCTTTGGCCGGAAGGAACCGGCGAGTGGGAAGTTATTAAAAAAGGAACAGCGCGCTTTAACGGGCACTACCAACCCAAAGCTCCGCTATGGGGCTACGAAATGGATGATAATCCTCAGGTGATGGAAAAGTGGATTGATGCCGCTACCGATCACGGGGTGAATACCTTTATTTTTGACTGGTACTGGTTCGACGAAGGTCCATTTCTGGAAAGCTCGCTTAATAATGGATTTTTGAAAGCTCCCAATCGCGAGAAAATAGATTTCTACCTGATGTGGGCCAACCACGATGTAAAGCAAAATTACTGGAACGTGCATAAGTACCCGGATGTAGATACACTACTTTGGGATGGCGCGGTAGATCTAAAGAACTTTAAAATTGTAGTTGATAGAGTGATTACTCAGTATTTCAGTCAACCCAACTATCATAAAATCGACAGTATGCCAGTCTTTTCCATCTTTAGCCTTACTAACCTGACGGAAGGGCTGGGTGGATTGGAAGCAACTCAAGACGCGCTCAACTATTTCAGAGAGCAGACCATAGCAGCGGGTTTTCCGGGACTTCACCTTCAGGCAATACTCTTTGGTAATCCCAATCAGAACGCAGCAGAAACAGTGGAAGCCCTGAATTTCAATAGCGCCACTCAGTATAATTGGGGGTGGATGAAAGAACAAGACTATCTGAAATGGGGAGCTAAAGCCATTGAGAGGAGAAATGCTTGGGCTGAACAACTCAAAGTGCCGCTGTTCCCCAACGCTTCCATCGGGTGGGACGATACTCCCCGTTTTCCGGCTAAGGGAGAGAAAGATATAGTACGCTATAATAAGTCACCGGAAAGCTTTGCTGCCTACCTTCAAGAAGCCAAAGAATACTGCGATGACCATCCCGATCAAGCAAAGCTAATCACTATCTTCTCATGGAACGAGTGGATAGAAGGAGGATATCTACTCCCTGATCGGAAATACGGATTTGAATATCTGCAAGCCGTAAAAGAAGTTACCGAAGGCTCTTACGACCAATACTCAAATCAGCAATAA
- the ppgK gene encoding polyphosphate--glucose phosphotransferase, producing the protein MEILGLDVGGSGIKGAIVDTEQGELITDRFRIDTPKPATPKSVAETVKEIVEHFKWKEFVGCSFPAVIINGKSMTAGNISDKWIGTQADELFSKHCDGLKFYLGNDADLAGVAEVEFGAAKGLMDKVLMITIGTGLGTGLFYNGELIPNMELGHILYKNGDPIERYAADSARKREDLSMKEWAKRFDYYLHHLVRVMAPDYFILGGGISKKFDKFKDHLTVDIPIKVAESRNHAGIIGAALYAKRMHEAGK; encoded by the coding sequence ATGGAAATTTTAGGATTAGACGTAGGCGGCTCCGGAATTAAAGGCGCCATTGTAGATACTGAACAAGGTGAATTAATTACGGATCGGTTTCGAATAGATACTCCCAAACCGGCTACCCCTAAATCGGTGGCTGAAACGGTGAAGGAAATAGTAGAGCACTTTAAGTGGAAAGAGTTTGTAGGGTGCAGTTTTCCGGCGGTGATTATCAACGGAAAATCCATGACCGCGGGTAATATCAGTGACAAATGGATCGGCACTCAGGCTGATGAATTATTCAGTAAACACTGCGATGGCCTGAAATTTTACTTAGGTAATGATGCCGACTTGGCCGGAGTAGCCGAGGTAGAATTTGGTGCTGCTAAGGGTCTGATGGACAAGGTGCTAATGATCACGATTGGTACCGGACTGGGTACTGGACTTTTTTACAACGGAGAGCTTATTCCCAATATGGAATTGGGGCATATTCTCTATAAAAATGGCGACCCGATTGAACGTTACGCCGCCGACTCAGCCCGAAAGCGAGAAGACCTATCTATGAAAGAGTGGGCTAAGCGCTTTGATTATTATTTGCACCATTTGGTGCGGGTAATGGCTCCTGACTATTTTATTTTAGGTGGAGGTATCAGCAAAAAATTTGATAAGTTTAAAGACCATCTTACTGTGGACATTCCCATAAAAGTTGCTGAGTCCCGAAACCACGCCGGAATTATTGGTGCGGCTCTATACGCCAAAAGAATGCATGAAGCGGGTAAATAG
- a CDS encoding NADPH-dependent F420 reductase, with protein sequence MFLVAEAVAKSEVILLATPAPAAVEVAQSLGDTSGKVIIDAMNIVMERGSKGYSNTADAVLTNTQSEDVVKCFNNTGYNNMVNPEYKSVAGDMFTCGNSARGKKVAVQLAKDTGFAECYDIGGNDKFELTEQFAWFWINLAMVQGQGREIGFKLLKR encoded by the coding sequence GTGTTTCTAGTAGCAGAAGCCGTAGCCAAGTCGGAAGTAATTTTATTGGCTACCCCTGCACCCGCCGCCGTTGAAGTAGCCCAAAGCCTGGGTGATACAAGCGGAAAGGTCATTATTGATGCTATGAATATTGTGATGGAGCGAGGCTCAAAGGGATATTCTAACACCGCTGATGCAGTTTTGACGAATACCCAGTCGGAAGATGTAGTAAAGTGCTTTAACAATACAGGTTACAATAATATGGTTAATCCAGAATACAAGAGCGTAGCTGGCGATATGTTTACCTGCGGCAACAGCGCCCGAGGAAAAAAGGTAGCAGTCCAATTAGCAAAAGATACGGGCTTTGCCGAATGCTATGATATTGGCGGAAATGACAAATTCGAGCTAACCGAGCAATTTGCCTGGTTTTGGATCAACCTAGCTATGGTTCAGGGGCAAGGTCGAGAAATTGGTTTTAAGTTGCTCAAGCGATAA
- a CDS encoding winged helix-turn-helix transcriptional regulator, producing MYKNKLYYNPVEFAMDKIGGIWKIPILWRLKSRIMRYSELKKDIPHITDKMLTTQLRELEAEGFIHREVYAVVPPKVEYSMTEKGKTCIPIIETIRNYGLYLIKEAGIEHG from the coding sequence ATGTATAAGAACAAGCTTTACTACAACCCAGTAGAGTTTGCGATGGATAAGATTGGGGGTATCTGGAAAATACCGATTCTCTGGAGGTTGAAAAGCCGGATAATGCGATACAGTGAGCTAAAAAAAGATATTCCTCACATTACCGACAAAATGCTGACTACCCAACTTCGAGAATTAGAGGCAGAAGGGTTCATCCACCGGGAAGTGTATGCCGTAGTACCTCCCAAGGTTGAATATTCCATGACCGAAAAAGGAAAAACCTGCATTCCCATCATTGAAACCATTAGGAATTACGGACTTTATCTCATTAAGGAAGCTGGAATAGAGCATGGATGA
- a CDS encoding PA0069 family radical SAM protein, producing MQQSYHSGRGAQFNPANSFLDQQTVQEHIEGIDEEHYVPPQRQIIIDHPKKIISKSDSPDLRMMYSVNPYQGCEHGCIYCYARNSHEYWGFSAGLDFEQKIVAKPNAPKLLEEAFQRRSWRAVPIALSGNTDCYQPVERELKITQQLLQVCLKYGNPVGIITKNRLIERDLPILKELAAEQLVHVYFSVTTQNEELRSKMEPRTASITKRLKTLETLSQAGIPCGAMLAPIIPSLNDHEIPSLMQQVADAGALSVGYTVVRLNKAIGPLFKDWIVKNFPDRATKVWKQIQELHGGAVHDSLWGRRMVGEGPISDHIAQLFKIAKRKYLYGREMPAYDLSRFNRSGSYRLF from the coding sequence ATGCAACAATCGTATCACTCCGGTCGGGGAGCGCAGTTCAATCCGGCTAATTCTTTTCTAGACCAACAAACTGTTCAGGAACACATCGAAGGAATCGACGAAGAACATTACGTTCCGCCTCAGCGACAGATTATTATCGACCATCCGAAGAAAATCATCAGCAAAAGCGACAGTCCTGACTTACGGATGATGTACTCGGTAAACCCTTATCAGGGTTGTGAGCATGGTTGTATTTACTGCTACGCCCGCAATTCTCACGAATACTGGGGCTTTAGTGCCGGACTAGACTTTGAACAAAAGATTGTCGCCAAGCCTAATGCGCCCAAGTTACTGGAAGAAGCTTTTCAACGACGTAGTTGGCGAGCTGTGCCGATTGCCCTCTCAGGAAACACTGACTGTTATCAGCCCGTAGAGCGAGAGCTAAAAATCACCCAACAACTACTGCAAGTTTGTCTGAAATACGGTAATCCGGTAGGTATCATCACCAAAAACCGCTTGATTGAGCGGGATTTACCTATTCTAAAAGAATTGGCAGCTGAGCAACTGGTTCATGTGTACTTCTCCGTTACTACCCAAAACGAAGAGTTACGCTCTAAAATGGAACCCCGCACCGCCAGCATCACTAAACGATTGAAAACGCTGGAAACACTTTCCCAGGCGGGAATTCCCTGCGGAGCTATGCTTGCCCCTATTATTCCTTCCTTAAACGATCATGAAATTCCCTCACTCATGCAACAGGTAGCCGATGCCGGAGCTTTGTCCGTGGGCTATACCGTTGTGCGTTTAAATAAAGCTATTGGCCCATTATTTAAAGATTGGATTGTCAAAAACTTTCCTGACCGAGCCACTAAAGTTTGGAAGCAAATTCAGGAACTACATGGTGGCGCGGTACACGATAGTCTGTGGGGACGACGCATGGTAGGAGAGGGACCTATCTCCGATCATATCGCTCAGTTATTTAAAATCGCCAAGCGGAAATACTTATACGGTCGGGAAATGCCTGCCTACGATCTTTCCCGCTTCAACCGTAGCGGTAGTTATCGTTTGTTTTAG
- a CDS encoding ABC transporter ATP-binding protein, with translation MIRTNNLKKVFISDEVETTALNDINIEIKSGEFVAIMGPSGCGKSTLLNILGLLDNPSSGEYHFMDHEVGNYSERQRAQLRKGNIGFVFQSFNLIDELTVFENVELPLLYLKVPSAEREKKVNAALEHMNIMHRRNHFPQQLSGGQQQRVAIARAVVANPNFILADEPTGNLDSTNGEEVMNLLSELNKAGTTIAMVTHSPHDATYANRVINLFDGMIVTENIKEKFHV, from the coding sequence ATGATTCGCACAAACAACTTAAAGAAAGTATTTATCTCGGATGAGGTAGAAACCACCGCACTGAACGACATCAATATTGAGATCAAGTCGGGAGAGTTCGTCGCTATTATGGGTCCTTCTGGCTGTGGTAAATCTACTTTGCTCAACATCTTAGGACTACTCGACAACCCCTCTTCCGGTGAGTACCACTTTATGGATCACGAGGTGGGTAACTACTCCGAGCGGCAGCGGGCTCAACTAAGAAAAGGAAACATTGGTTTTGTATTTCAGAGCTTTAACCTGATTGATGAACTGACCGTTTTCGAAAACGTAGAATTGCCACTGTTATATTTGAAAGTACCTTCGGCGGAGCGGGAAAAGAAAGTAAATGCTGCCCTAGAGCATATGAACATTATGCACCGTCGTAATCACTTTCCGCAGCAGCTATCGGGTGGTCAGCAGCAGCGTGTGGCTATTGCCCGAGCGGTAGTTGCCAACCCTAACTTTATACTGGCGGATGAGCCGACGGGTAACTTAGACTCTACCAACGGAGAGGAAGTAATGAACCTGTTATCAGAACTTAACAAAGCTGGAACCACCATTGCGATGGTAACACACTCCCCCCACGATGCTACCTACGCCAACCGAGTGATTAATTTATTCGACGGTATGATCGTAACCGAAAACATTAAAGAGAAATTTCACGTGTAA
- a CDS encoding four helix bundle protein has translation MIKRFEDLDVWQEGFKLSVVLCRELRDSRNFGLRDQIQRSAISMPSNIAEGFERKSNKEFIQYLHIAQGSCAELRTQLMIAKEAQLIELRNIDESIERTCKISAMLHKLIQTRKTKF, from the coding sequence ATGATAAAGAGGTTTGAGGATTTGGATGTTTGGCAGGAGGGATTCAAGTTATCGGTGGTCTTATGTAGAGAATTAAGAGATAGTAGAAATTTCGGACTACGTGATCAGATTCAGCGATCAGCAATTTCAATGCCTTCTAATATCGCCGAAGGATTTGAGCGAAAATCTAATAAGGAATTTATACAGTATCTGCATATCGCTCAAGGGTCGTGTGCAGAATTGAGAACTCAGCTTATGATTGCTAAAGAAGCACAGCTAATTGAACTAAGAAATATAGATGAATCAATAGAACGAACTTGCAAAATCTCAGCCATGCTACATAAATTAATTCAAACCAGAAAAACTAAATTCTAA
- a CDS encoding efflux RND transporter periplasmic adaptor subunit has translation MDRKIKKKTWTTGRILGIGLGLIFVSFILYSFLFADNRSKLNVDEEKITVSTVKQDIFQERIPETGIVMPSQTIYMDAIEGGVIEKIVLESGALVDEGDTIMILDNSALRLDVMNREGQFYEQLSLLRNNRLQLDQNDLNQKGSIAQIDYQLQLLAPQYKRFKELASKKLISQRELEEVEEQFEYNKRLKDLTYRSYQADSMARDNQLRQINRSEDRILRSLEAVNKILDNLVVTAPTDGLLTTPDWEPGQSITPGERLGQVALLDSYKVRVAIDELYLPRIDVGQQGTFNFAGGDYRLEIYKKYPTVSEGNFEVDMKFVGEVPSGIRRGQSLRIRLELGSSEEAMLLATGGFFRDTGGNWVFVLNNDGSRAYKRDIRLGRKNPENYEVLEGLEPGEKVITSSYENFGDNEVLVF, from the coding sequence ATGGACCGAAAAATAAAAAAGAAAACATGGACAACCGGACGTATACTCGGGATTGGTCTCGGGTTGATCTTCGTGTCGTTCATTCTATACAGTTTTCTTTTTGCCGACAACCGATCTAAGTTAAATGTAGACGAAGAAAAAATTACCGTTTCTACCGTTAAGCAAGATATTTTTCAAGAGCGTATTCCGGAAACTGGAATTGTAATGCCGAGCCAAACAATTTACATGGATGCTATTGAAGGTGGGGTGATTGAAAAAATTGTATTAGAATCAGGGGCATTGGTAGATGAAGGTGATACGATTATGATACTAGATAACTCAGCACTTCGGCTAGATGTGATGAATCGCGAGGGACAGTTCTACGAGCAACTTAGTTTATTGCGTAATAACCGACTGCAACTTGACCAGAATGACTTAAACCAAAAAGGATCAATAGCCCAAATTGATTACCAGTTACAACTTCTAGCTCCCCAGTATAAGCGGTTTAAAGAACTAGCTAGTAAAAAGTTAATTTCTCAACGGGAGTTGGAGGAAGTGGAAGAACAATTTGAGTATAATAAGCGCCTGAAAGACCTTACGTACCGATCGTATCAAGCAGATTCGATGGCACGGGACAATCAGTTACGGCAAATTAACCGATCGGAAGATCGAATATTACGCAGCCTGGAGGCAGTAAATAAGATTTTGGATAACCTAGTTGTTACTGCCCCTACCGATGGCTTACTAACTACTCCCGACTGGGAGCCTGGTCAATCAATTACGCCTGGTGAGCGATTAGGGCAAGTGGCGCTGCTGGATAGCTATAAAGTTCGTGTGGCTATTGATGAACTCTACCTACCCCGCATTGATGTAGGGCAACAAGGAACATTTAATTTCGCGGGTGGCGATTATCGCCTGGAGATTTATAAAAAGTATCCGACAGTAAGCGAAGGTAACTTTGAAGTAGATATGAAATTTGTGGGCGAAGTACCCAGCGGTATTCGTCGTGGACAATCGCTACGCATTCGGTTAGAACTAGGTAGTTCAGAGGAGGCGATGCTGCTCGCTACGGGCGGATTCTTTCGCGACACTGGTGGTAACTGGGTATTTGTACTGAACAATGATGGCTCAAGAGCCTACAAACGCGATATTCGCCTGGGCCGTAAGAATCCCGAAAACTACGAAGTGCTAGAAGGCTTAGAACCGGGCGAGAAGGTAATTACATCGTCGTATGAGAATTTTGGGGATAATGAAGTCTTAGTATTTTAA
- a CDS encoding sigma-54-dependent transcriptional regulator — protein sequence MSRTVNKTGKILIVDDNEDVLQAAKIFLKRHFLQVDTEKNPGAIPATISNEQYDVILLDMNFTKDVSSGKEGYFWLDQILEKDPSAVVILITAYGDVDMAVRAIKEGATDFVLKPWNNEKLLATVMAALRLRATKSEVNQLRSQQEILTADLNNKFQDVIGSSPAMQRVFETIEQVASTDANVLILGENGTGKEVIARAIHRRSQRTNNVFINVDLGAVTESLFESELFGHMKGSFTDAKQDRVGRFEAASEGTLFLDEIGNLSLPLQAKLLTALQNKRITPVGSNKVIDVDVRFVCATNMPLYEMVQNSEFRQDLLYRINTIEINLPPLRERAEDLEPLTTHFLSMYAKKYNKPIHSISASAIKRMQKYHWPGNVRELQHSVERAVILSNKPTLQPEDFFFNADNARQGKDQDELHLEKYDLEEVEKLLIRKVLKKHGGNISKAAGDLGLTRASLYRRLEKYDI from the coding sequence ATGAGCAGAACTGTTAATAAAACTGGTAAAATCTTAATTGTAGACGACAACGAGGATGTATTGCAAGCGGCTAAGATTTTCCTAAAGCGTCATTTCCTTCAGGTAGATACTGAAAAGAACCCGGGAGCCATTCCTGCCACCATCAGCAATGAACAGTACGATGTGATTTTGCTGGATATGAACTTCACCAAAGATGTGAGTAGCGGAAAGGAGGGCTACTTCTGGCTGGATCAAATTCTGGAAAAAGACCCTTCGGCGGTAGTGATTCTTATTACGGCCTACGGAGATGTTGATATGGCGGTGCGGGCAATTAAAGAAGGTGCTACCGACTTTGTGCTCAAACCTTGGAATAACGAAAAGCTACTCGCTACAGTAATGGCCGCTCTACGATTGCGCGCTACCAAATCAGAAGTGAATCAGTTACGCTCTCAGCAGGAAATTCTTACCGCCGATCTTAACAATAAATTCCAGGATGTTATCGGTAGCAGTCCGGCAATGCAACGGGTGTTCGAGACGATTGAACAAGTAGCCAGCACCGATGCCAACGTACTGATTTTGGGTGAAAACGGAACCGGAAAAGAAGTGATTGCCCGGGCTATTCACCGTCGCTCACAACGGACAAATAATGTATTTATTAATGTAGACTTAGGAGCGGTTACTGAATCTCTGTTTGAAAGTGAGCTATTCGGACATATGAAAGGCTCCTTTACTGATGCCAAGCAAGATCGGGTAGGCCGCTTTGAAGCTGCTTCGGAAGGTACGTTGTTCTTAGATGAAATCGGCAACCTTTCACTCCCTTTGCAGGCCAAACTGCTTACCGCTCTTCAAAATAAACGCATCACTCCGGTAGGTTCTAACAAAGTAATTGATGTGGATGTCCGCTTTGTCTGCGCTACCAACATGCCTCTTTACGAGATGGTGCAAAACAGCGAATTTCGGCAGGACTTGCTCTATCGTATTAATACCATAGAAATTAATTTACCTCCTTTGCGGGAACGAGCCGAGGATTTGGAACCCTTAACTACTCATTTCCTGAGTATGTATGCTAAAAAGTACAACAAACCTATTCACTCTATTAGTGCCAGTGCTATTAAGCGAATGCAAAAATACCACTGGCCGGGTAATGTGCGAGAGTTACAGCATTCAGTAGAGCGGGCGGTAATTCTCAGCAATAAACCTACCTTGCAACCGGAAGACTTCTTCTTCAATGCCGATAACGCCCGACAAGGCAAAGACCAGGATGAACTACATCTGGAAAAGTACGATTTGGAAGAAGTGGAAAAGCTCTTAATCCGCAAAGTGTTGAAAAAGCACGGCGGTAATATTTCCAAGGCAGCCGGAGACCTGGGCTTAACGCGGGCTTCGCTGTACCGGAGGCTAGAAAAATATGATATTTAA